The DNA segment CAATTTGGAAAATAATAATttcatctttctgaaattggccgataataatcccaagtcagttattagccaataataatccgaccttgtccaattttttttttttttttttgtaaaatagtccgccgttaaaatagcttaacgaagttaagtttttttccgaattacaaaccgatgttttagggcatTTGATCCGAACGAGAATACGAGTCGATTGATCtaaaacttacctcaaaataCTGCCCCCGACCCACGAAAAcgatgcttcaattcgggtgtttaacttccaattaacaaaattcaagccatttcgaacacaatttcgaggtaagttttacatcaatcgactcgtatcctcattctgatcaaaagccctaaaacatcggtttgtaattcggaaaaaaacttaactccgttaagcttattttaacgACGGTCtattttgcaaaaaaaaatgGACGAgatcggattattattggctaataactaaCTTAGGATTATTATCAGCCAATTTCAGAAGCCAATTTCAGAAATAtgagattattattttccaatttgccataTAATAATCATGGATATGATATTTTCAAAAGGGTTATGTACATCAGTATATGTTTGTGTTATAAACTCTTCAATAGTTGTGGAttataatgttttttttaattgcaGTGAGCTTATTAGGCTGGTGTAGCACATTTTTTAGACTTTATATGGCAATAAAGAATATTGTCCTTTTGTTCAAGTGTTATCTTGATTCTTTTGTATGCACCATATATGTATTACTTTCTTGCTTGGTAGTGGGACACTTTTGAACTACCCAAAATTCTCTAACCGAAACAAACATCTCCATTACATTTATTAATGTCAAAAGGGCATTTCAAATTCAAAGGAAAATGGCAAATAAAATGTTATGTTTGTAACAACCAATACTTTTGCAATGGAATCCAAGGTATTAACTAAGGTAATGTAAGTGGTTTCATTGATGGTCCTAAAAGTGCCTTTTGATACGAGTCGTCATATCTTAGCTCGCGCCTTTTGATACGAGTCGCCATATCTTAGCGTCGCACTCGCGGGGTCTTTGTGCTACTTAGCACTCTGTTAtgcccccgccgcatcgcggcGGGTGTGGTAAATCTAGTTTATCATGAAATTGTAACACTTTCATACTACGAAGGTATAAGCCCTTTAATAAGAGAAAAAACTATTATATTCCATACTCAAGGCTAGCTCGAAGTCGTTTCAACAGGCAACAAGAAAACTATTCTCCTAATATCTTGGCCGCTATAACACCTTGAGGAACATGTACTAGGAAGATGTAATGTGTACTATTTATTAAGAGTTGGAAGAAAGTGAGGGGGTTAGTTTTGAATTTACAATATACCACTTTTTTTTTACCATATCTTGGTCTCACACTATTACACTATTACAATGTGGTTAGCAAATTTCGGATTAAATATATAATATCTTtcaaaaaaattaacaaaaaaaattcaGTAAATCTAATTAGACAACGCAATATAACCTAGTAGTACAATGCACACAAAAATGATTTCACAAAATGGAACCTCACACATATCGTGTTATAGTTGCAAGATAATCAAGACTAGGGTTTAAGAAAGAAGAGAACGACTTGATGGTGATCATTTTTTTTAACATTCGTAGTGGTAGCCGTGAAGATGGTAGGTGGAATTGATCAGGGGCGGATGCACCTTGTATCAAGGGGTAGCTTtcgctaccgcttggtcggaaaatttttgacgtttttagtgtaaattttggaaaaatttgacgttttttcgatttcgttaccgcctatttataaaacgttcccgcttggtcggaatcctaTATCCGCCACTGGAATTGATTAGGGTTTATGCATGTATGACCGAGTATAAAGTGACCCATACACACTCCAGCTTTATGTCCGAGTAAAGTGttgttttaatattaattttttttattttttctttttttaaacggcaaatttggatcactgacgaatCACTGGAGTATCATGGTGCCATCAACggaaccatccgatcatatccaTTTCCACTAGGcgtaatgcctatacaccaattcaggagtaaacctaataaatatgagaaaaactctcttgtgggaatcgaacccaagaccTACTGCTTTTAAAGTCTTATTTCACCCCGAAGATACTACTAGGCTATAAAGCTATGTTAAaatgtttatatatattaaaaaaaaaaaagaaaactaagTTCATTTATAGGGAAAAGGGAAAAGAAGGAAGTGGTGTTTTgatatttcatttttttaattaaagggTTAAAATtgtgtatataaaaaaaaactaagttCATTTATAGGAAAAGAAGGAAGCGACAAAATTTTCTACCTACCAAAATAACCATATATGTTAATTTTGGTCACACAAAAGAGATTATAAGCATAAAATTAGGGTAGGGATCCATACCACCACATTTCTAATTTCTAAAAatcaaataaagaaaaaaaagaagtACTTGCCATACTTTATCCATTGAGTTATTAACCATGGTTAAACAAACCCTCGCCATAACCACTATCTCCAGCGGTTTATATATGTAGAACAAGTATAgaaaccacaaacaaaccaccatacaaacctgcaaaacacaccATACATAATACAACCGACAACAAAAATGGTCGGAGACgacaaccaccaccacaacaacatgATGGTTCACGTACCACCATGGACCCTCATGGACCACGACCCCTTCTCTCCCCGCAGCCCCAATGCCACTATCGAAGACTACGCCTACTTCCTCCGCAACGACGCCGCCCTCCGCCGCTACCTCGAAGACAACAACCTCGACGCCGACGACGCTACCGACTTCGACATCACTTCCGAAACCTTTGCCTGTGACAGCTTCCGTATGTACGAGTTTAAGGTACGTAAGTGTGCACGTGCTCGCTCACATGACTGGACCGACTGTCCGTACGCTCATCCCGGAGAAAAAGCTCGCCGTAGAGATCCCCGGAAGTATAGTTATTCCGGTACCGCGTGCCCGGAGTTCCGTAAAGGGAACTGTAAGAAAGGTGACGGTTGTGAGTTTGCTCACGGTGTTTTTGAGTGTTGGCTGCATCCTCACCGGTATCGTACTCAGCCGTGTAAAGACGGTGTTAACTGTCGCCGGCGTGTGTGTTTTTTCGCACACACGCCGGAGCAGCTTCGGGTTCTGAGCCCACATGCTGATTCTGGGTTTCCTACGT comes from the Helianthus annuus cultivar XRQ/B chromosome 4, HanXRQr2.0-SUNRISE, whole genome shotgun sequence genome and includes:
- the LOC110936765 gene encoding zinc finger CCCH domain-containing protein 20, producing MVGDDNHHHNNMMVHVPPWTLMDHDPFSPRSPNATIEDYAYFLRNDAALRRYLEDNNLDADDATDFDITSETFACDSFRMYEFKVRKCARARSHDWTDCPYAHPGEKARRRDPRKYSYSGTACPEFRKGNCKKGDGCEFAHGVFECWLHPHRYRTQPCKDGVNCRRRVCFFAHTPEQLRVLSPHADSGFPTLFSSLSESSTPPSESPPMSPVAGTLSRSLGSVPVSDMLTSLRRLQLTKASTPLGTGTGSPWGMQMGRLGSSPGSGLYSLPSTPTRPVVRRGLGFEIWDEGCVEEEPVMERVESGRDLRVKMFEKLGKENGLGRVDPGAEGSSNPDVGWISELVK